A window of the Mesotoga prima MesG1.Ag.4.2 genome harbors these coding sequences:
- a CDS encoding prepilin peptidase, producing the protein MWDYIVLRVSLFFIFGLIFGSFSNALIFRIPSKEYSMTRPRRSICPKCKHQLSWKDNIPLISYIFLGGKCRYCGEPIAARYPVVELLTALLFSLNSVVFSLFGAISMSVLTMGLIVSSFIDLEHYMIPDFGVILVAAGGFAWSTVEGRFPANLLHALLVTGAMVAFFFIANLVRKDSFGFGDVELLAALSLASGIIGSLYTIMVASFAALIVYAINAAAKGRKFDRRAQLPFGPFIAVGGYTTILFLDFIEALYRV; encoded by the coding sequence GTGTGGGATTACATAGTTCTTAGAGTCTCTCTCTTCTTCATTTTTGGGCTGATATTTGGAAGCTTTTCAAATGCTTTGATATTTCGTATTCCTTCAAAAGAATACTCAATGACCAGACCTCGAAGAAGTATTTGTCCAAAATGCAAACACCAGCTATCATGGAAGGACAATATTCCTTTGATAAGCTACATCTTTCTGGGAGGCAAATGTAGATATTGTGGGGAACCCATTGCTGCAAGGTATCCCGTCGTTGAGTTACTTACTGCACTGTTGTTCTCATTGAATTCAGTTGTCTTTTCTCTGTTTGGAGCAATTTCAATGTCAGTTTTGACTATGGGATTGATTGTCTCTTCTTTTATCGATCTTGAGCACTACATGATTCCAGACTTCGGCGTGATTCTTGTGGCTGCTGGCGGCTTCGCCTGGTCAACTGTTGAGGGTCGATTCCCTGCAAATTTACTTCATGCTCTTCTCGTTACTGGGGCGATGGTTGCATTTTTCTTCATAGCAAACCTTGTAAGGAAAGACAGTTTTGGTTTTGGCGACGTAGAATTGCTTGCAGCACTTTCTCTGGCATCTGGCATTATAGGTTCTTTATATACGATCATGGTAGCTTCTTTTGCAGCGCTAATTGTCTATGCAATAAATGCTGCCGCAAAAGGCAGAAAATTTGATCGACGAGCTCAGCTTCCTTTCGGCCCTTTCATTGCAGTCGGCGGGTATACGACAATCCTTTTTCTGGATTTTATCGAGGCGCTGTATAGAGTATGA
- a CDS encoding GNAT family N-acetyltransferase, which translates to MKKEKIEYRQSESSDLQFVAHLVFNTDPSHFKRALGTKAQAGISRLLIMGSAINLEFITVCEIGNRPIAIYAFYTHEEMNRLSHLHVDMINFSFSIFGFRLLHEFRTLQRSMEMGIFPEQKYLGLISVHEDFRNKGYGRRILNHLLEMDAEIVLDVSRWNRKALSLYSECGFEFETNLPSNYPTKDSIRMKSTRDHH; encoded by the coding sequence GTGAAGAAGGAAAAGATTGAATACAGACAATCCGAGTCGAGCGACTTGCAATTTGTAGCGCATCTGGTCTTCAATACTGACCCATCCCATTTCAAGCGTGCACTGGGAACAAAAGCTCAGGCAGGCATATCAAGGCTTCTGATTATGGGCAGCGCGATAAATCTCGAATTCATTACTGTTTGCGAAATTGGCAATCGGCCAATCGCAATATATGCATTTTACACGCATGAGGAGATGAACAGACTGTCGCATTTACACGTTGACATGATCAACTTTTCTTTTAGTATCTTTGGGTTTAGACTCTTGCATGAATTTCGAACTCTTCAAAGATCAATGGAGATGGGCATTTTCCCCGAGCAAAAATACCTCGGTCTAATCTCAGTTCACGAAGATTTCAGAAACAAGGGATATGGACGGAGGATCCTTAATCATCTACTCGAAATGGATGCAGAAATCGTTTTGGACGTCTCTCGATGGAACAGAAAGGCACTATCTCTATACTCCGAATGCGGTTTCGAATTTGAAACCAATCTTCCTTCCAACTATCCAACAAAGGACAGCATACGAATGAAATCCACTCGCGATCATCACTGA
- the rnr gene encoding ribonuclease R has product MKLSLKALKEEMTSKDYSPTTMRGLIVKLGLTDREDRALLKKYLEELTDSGEIIKDLKGRYIVPGEKTIVGTIEFARRGTGAYISVEDEEDVFVAPEDSGFSIHGDTVLVEITGRYREIRKGKVIKVISRNKKKVVGTFKTRGIMAFVVADDMRIKTDFYIPPEGFNGAKPDEKVLIKITRYPSPGRNPEGVVEKVIGDVFSPEADLMTVIYRQDLPEPGYFPEQVRKQAARVAKSIDLQEVRKREDLRNELVFTIDGDDAKDFDDAISIRKSREGNYILGVHIADVSHYVREGTQLDLEAYSRGTSVYLLDTVIPMLPFELSNDICSLKPEEDRLTLSLLLEIDPVGRVVSSSVKNSVINSKKRLTYSEVNDFLNGEASSDISEKLRPVSESLKLSHELAQKIRDIRKKRGSVMDISSREVKIIFDEKGRVTDILPQSRGISEWIIEEFMILANETVAEIFNNQGLPFVYRIHDKPDPESMMQLKNYLEALGLKVKIPRNVHPKALQQILEKSKDHPLHSSIERVLVRGMKRAVYSDRNIGHFGLASEAYTHFTSPIRRYPDLVVHRLLKDLIKNAGADLKNHSKNLEESLSKIASWASKRERIANEAEWDLVDMKKVEYISNHVGDSFEGVITGVTKFGIFVELTEKMISGLVHISTLDDYYDFIEDQNILVGRRSKRVFRIGDQLEVKVVRADKTTMEIDFIIVNDNGKTTRRSKRSSPDKSKGKNSRSHKKSR; this is encoded by the coding sequence ATGAAGCTAAGTTTGAAAGCATTGAAAGAAGAAATGACCTCCAAGGATTATTCACCTACGACAATGAGAGGTCTCATAGTGAAGCTCGGCCTAACTGATCGGGAGGATAGGGCGTTGCTCAAGAAGTATCTCGAAGAATTGACCGATTCTGGCGAGATTATAAAGGATTTAAAAGGAAGGTACATTGTTCCTGGTGAAAAGACTATAGTTGGTACTATTGAATTCGCAAGAAGAGGGACGGGAGCTTATATAAGCGTTGAAGACGAAGAGGATGTTTTTGTCGCTCCCGAAGACAGTGGTTTTTCCATTCATGGAGATACTGTTCTTGTGGAAATAACGGGAAGATATCGAGAAATTAGAAAGGGGAAGGTCATCAAAGTAATCAGTAGGAATAAAAAGAAAGTAGTCGGTACATTCAAGACCAGGGGCATCATGGCTTTTGTCGTCGCTGATGATATGAGGATAAAGACTGACTTCTATATCCCTCCCGAAGGATTCAATGGAGCCAAACCCGACGAAAAGGTTCTAATCAAGATCACCAGATATCCTTCCCCGGGGAGGAATCCTGAAGGTGTCGTAGAAAAGGTTATTGGTGACGTGTTCAGTCCCGAAGCAGATTTGATGACAGTTATTTACAGACAAGACCTTCCAGAACCGGGTTACTTTCCTGAGCAGGTGAGAAAACAAGCAGCCAGGGTTGCAAAGAGCATTGATCTTCAAGAAGTTAGAAAAAGAGAAGACCTTCGAAATGAATTGGTTTTCACAATAGACGGTGATGATGCAAAAGATTTCGATGATGCAATATCGATAAGAAAGAGCAGAGAAGGAAATTACATTCTTGGTGTACACATTGCGGATGTGTCGCATTATGTACGAGAGGGGACTCAGCTAGACCTGGAAGCTTATTCTAGAGGGACTTCTGTTTATTTGCTCGATACGGTTATTCCGATGCTGCCATTTGAACTTTCAAATGATATATGTTCTCTTAAACCTGAAGAGGACAGACTTACTCTTTCGCTGCTGCTGGAGATTGACCCTGTTGGACGTGTGGTTTCCTCGTCAGTGAAGAATTCCGTTATTAACTCTAAGAAGAGACTAACATATTCAGAGGTTAACGATTTCCTAAATGGTGAAGCATCTTCAGATATTTCGGAGAAATTGAGACCAGTTTCTGAGAGTCTCAAATTGTCGCACGAATTGGCTCAGAAGATACGGGACATCCGTAAGAAGCGGGGATCAGTTATGGATATTTCATCTAGAGAGGTTAAGATCATCTTTGACGAGAAAGGCAGGGTAACTGATATTCTGCCACAGAGTAGAGGAATATCCGAATGGATAATCGAGGAGTTCATGATACTTGCAAATGAGACTGTTGCTGAGATATTTAACAATCAGGGGTTACCGTTTGTGTACAGAATTCACGATAAACCAGATCCAGAATCAATGATGCAACTAAAAAATTATCTGGAAGCACTTGGATTGAAAGTCAAGATTCCGAGAAACGTTCATCCTAAGGCTCTTCAGCAAATACTTGAGAAGTCTAAAGATCACCCCCTCCACTCCTCCATAGAAAGAGTTCTAGTGAGAGGAATGAAGCGAGCTGTCTATTCTGACAGAAATATCGGTCACTTTGGACTGGCATCTGAAGCATACACTCACTTCACTTCTCCAATCAGAAGGTACCCGGATCTTGTTGTTCACAGGCTGTTAAAAGATTTGATCAAGAATGCCGGGGCTGATCTTAAGAACCATTCAAAGAATCTGGAGGAAAGTCTTTCCAAAATTGCCTCGTGGGCATCGAAGAGAGAGAGAATTGCAAACGAAGCGGAGTGGGATCTTGTGGACATGAAAAAGGTGGAGTACATCTCCAACCATGTGGGTGATTCTTTTGAAGGTGTTATCACGGGTGTAACAAAATTTGGAATCTTTGTGGAGTTGACCGAAAAAATGATTTCTGGTCTAGTCCACATTTCAACACTGGATGACTATTATGACTTCATTGAGGACCAGAATATTCTTGTGGGAAGAAGGAGCAAGCGGGTATTTAGGATCGGAGATCAGCTTGAGGTGAAGGTTGTAAGAGCAGACAAGACAACCATGGAAATCGATTTCATTATTGTCAATGATAACGGAAAGACGACCAGGAGAAGTAAGCGCTCCTCTCCCGATAAGTCGAAGGGAAAAAACTCAAGGAGCCATAAGAAATCACGTTGA
- a CDS encoding RNase H family protein translates to MTLNDWTLALKETGYEFARFLKKRGLCCSVTVISEYCVELSNSVVLRLYTNRKGNKRMVLPSFLSEEKSEWLLFRWEEFNGRNYDGVHLFVDGSFMDNKVGYGVLVITENQIEKRINGCLRENLEMKNVTGEIEGVIRALEYCMRKGYRKATIHYDYMGLRSWAEGEWKAKNKLTRKYVERLKQFSSQIDIEWVKARSHIGETFNEIADKLAKKAVEDCG, encoded by the coding sequence ATGACTTTGAATGACTGGACGCTTGCTTTGAAAGAAACCGGTTACGAATTCGCGAGATTCCTCAAGAAAAGAGGCCTTTGCTGTTCTGTCACTGTCATCAGTGAGTACTGCGTTGAACTTTCAAACAGTGTAGTGCTCAGGCTTTATACGAACCGTAAAGGAAACAAGAGAATGGTTTTGCCTTCATTTCTCTCCGAAGAGAAGAGCGAATGGCTCCTGTTTAGATGGGAGGAATTCAACGGAAGAAATTATGATGGAGTTCACCTCTTCGTAGATGGTAGTTTCATGGACAATAAGGTAGGATATGGAGTATTGGTAATCACAGAAAATCAAATTGAGAAAAGAATCAACGGGTGTTTAAGAGAGAATCTCGAAATGAAAAACGTTACAGGTGAAATCGAAGGCGTGATTAGGGCGCTGGAATACTGTATGCGAAAGGGATATAGAAAAGCTACTATTCACTATGACTACATGGGACTAAGAAGTTGGGCGGAGGGGGAGTGGAAAGCGAAGAACAAATTAACGAGAAAGTACGTTGAACGGCTCAAGCAGTTCTCCTCCCAGATCGATATTGAATGGGTAAAAGCAAGATCACATATTGGAGAGACATTCAACGAGATTGCGGATAAACTTGCAAAAAAAGCAGTTGAAGATTGTGGATAG
- a CDS encoding tetratricopeptide repeat protein, with protein MEIIRLKKDKKSFDITDTLPFAIAILDEVYDGDINVAIHDLKSTKIGKDLLTIGGLAETFDNVVTPENYAPIEYEEFNDYLKETGLSVASFTRGTFSGFQDKILSIADRGDYESAQKFLDLLMDANVDKATVCELKGSIFLESGDEEEGIKWLQNALKIDSSLVTAYSFLGQTFYNRGDFDSAADCWQREIAASPDHLVTYFMLTDAYINAGRMDEALNVLKDLSKRDPDSILTKVEMAELYEKMGNIEMRRIVEDEVLKTKPVYINDVEPWAKIQFKHSNYDVVEEVATNFLKENPDRPELKMLLVVSHMKKGQCDEAKRLLKEFENEQVWYFYGKKELFDEYLTEEERKQCGIT; from the coding sequence ATGGAGATTATTCGCCTCAAGAAAGACAAGAAGAGCTTTGATATCACGGACACACTACCATTTGCGATCGCAATCCTCGATGAGGTTTACGATGGTGATATAAACGTTGCGATACATGATTTGAAGTCTACTAAAATTGGGAAGGATCTTCTGACAATAGGTGGTTTAGCGGAAACTTTCGACAATGTTGTAACTCCCGAAAACTACGCTCCCATAGAATACGAGGAATTCAATGATTACTTGAAAGAGACAGGTCTCTCTGTGGCTTCTTTTACTAGAGGTACATTTTCGGGGTTTCAGGACAAAATACTCTCTATAGCTGATCGGGGTGACTATGAAAGCGCCCAGAAGTTTCTTGATTTGCTCATGGATGCAAATGTTGACAAAGCGACGGTTTGTGAGCTGAAAGGCTCTATTTTTCTAGAGTCAGGTGATGAAGAAGAGGGAATTAAATGGCTTCAAAATGCTCTAAAGATAGATTCTTCACTTGTTACAGCGTATTCATTTCTTGGTCAGACATTCTATAACAGAGGTGATTTTGATAGTGCGGCAGATTGTTGGCAAAGGGAGATTGCAGCTTCTCCCGATCACCTTGTCACCTACTTCATGTTAACTGATGCCTATATTAATGCCGGTCGAATGGATGAAGCTCTGAATGTTCTCAAAGACCTTTCGAAAAGAGATCCAGACAGTATTCTTACAAAGGTGGAAATGGCCGAACTTTACGAAAAGATGGGAAACATAGAGATGCGGAGAATTGTTGAAGATGAGGTGCTTAAAACAAAACCGGTTTACATAAATGATGTGGAACCTTGGGCAAAAATCCAGTTTAAGCACTCAAATTACGACGTTGTGGAAGAAGTGGCGACAAATTTTCTCAAGGAAAACCCCGATAGGCCAGAGCTTAAGATGCTGCTAGTCGTTTCTCATATGAAGAAAGGGCAGTGCGATGAGGCAAAGAGACTCCTTAAAGAATTCGAAAATGAGCAGGTTTGGTACTTCTATGGGAAGAAAGAGCTATTCGATGAATACCTCACTGAAGAAGAGAGAAAACAGTGTGGGATTACATAG
- the amrA gene encoding AmmeMemoRadiSam system protein A: MYYSEPVRIARCAMEEFIRHGVLIGTPDWVSEEFLSKRAGCFVSLHTSNGSLRGCIGTIYPLQENVALEIIQNAISASTKDPRFPPVEASELADIDVSVDILSPPERTTLSGLDPKKYGVIVSLGYRKGVLLPDLEGVDTIQKQLSIALRKAGIRESEDYSIFRFSVERYR, from the coding sequence TTGTATTATTCTGAGCCGGTGAGGATTGCAAGATGCGCTATGGAGGAGTTTATTCGCCATGGTGTTTTAATTGGAACCCCTGACTGGGTTTCTGAAGAGTTCCTGTCTAAGAGAGCAGGTTGTTTCGTTTCTCTCCATACATCAAACGGCTCGCTTAGAGGTTGCATAGGAACGATATACCCTTTGCAGGAAAATGTTGCTCTTGAAATAATCCAGAATGCTATCTCCGCATCTACAAAAGACCCTCGATTCCCTCCTGTAGAGGCGAGCGAACTAGCTGACATAGATGTTTCCGTCGATATTCTTAGCCCTCCAGAAAGAACCACACTTTCTGGACTTGATCCTAAGAAATATGGCGTCATTGTTTCTCTGGGTTACAGAAAAGGAGTCCTGCTTCCCGATCTTGAAGGTGTAGACACGATTCAAAAGCAGCTATCGATAGCCTTACGGAAAGCCGGCATAAGGGAATCGGAAGATTACAGTATTTTCAGGTTTTCAGTTGAAAGGTATCGCTGA
- a CDS encoding M55 family metallopeptidase, whose protein sequence is MKVFISADIEGTAGIADWNEAKKGNQDYEYFKKQMTAEVKAAVQGALEAGASEITVRDAHGSARNIDPSLLPEGVRVLRGWARDPFMMMQGIDSSFGAVVFTGYHSPSGKARNPLSHTMTGDIYYLKINNKLISEFELNAMSASYHGVPVVFISGDEGIVQIAKQNVPGIQTVSTNIGSGASVDSIHPAKAVKLIEEGVYNAVKNIGVQPVSIPAEFEVEIAYIEHTLAHKLSFFPGVTKKDDRVLTFRDQDYYEVLRKLLFLL, encoded by the coding sequence TTGAAAGTTTTCATTAGTGCAGACATTGAGGGAACTGCAGGAATTGCGGACTGGAATGAAGCAAAAAAGGGTAATCAGGACTACGAGTATTTCAAGAAACAGATGACTGCAGAAGTAAAGGCAGCTGTTCAGGGTGCTCTTGAGGCTGGAGCCTCGGAAATAACTGTGAGGGATGCCCACGGGAGCGCAAGAAACATCGATCCCTCTCTTCTGCCGGAAGGAGTTCGAGTTCTCCGTGGGTGGGCTAGAGATCCTTTCATGATGATGCAAGGAATTGATTCTAGTTTTGGAGCCGTGGTGTTCACAGGATACCATTCACCCTCTGGAAAGGCTCGAAATCCTCTTTCTCATACTATGACGGGGGACATATACTACCTCAAGATCAACAACAAGCTTATTAGCGAATTTGAGCTAAACGCGATGTCGGCCTCTTATCATGGGGTACCGGTCGTTTTCATCAGCGGGGATGAGGGAATTGTACAAATCGCTAAGCAAAACGTACCTGGCATACAAACCGTGTCAACCAACATTGGCAGTGGTGCTTCAGTAGATTCAATTCATCCCGCTAAGGCAGTGAAGTTGATCGAGGAAGGTGTTTACAATGCTGTGAAGAACATCGGAGTTCAACCGGTATCAATTCCGGCTGAATTTGAGGTTGAAATTGCCTACATAGAACACACTTTAGCTCATAAGTTATCTTTTTTCCCTGGGGTGACCAAGAAGGACGATCGTGTTCTCACTTTCAGAGATCAAGATTATTACGAAGTTCTTAGGAAGTTGCTCTTTCTTCTCTGA
- the amrS gene encoding AmmeMemoRadiSam system radical SAM enzyme, which translates to MKPAVYFDEYGEEKVLQCLLCPLHCIIKPDQVGFCGVRKNVDGMLYSLNYGQLTSIAIDPIEKKPLYHLFPGEKILSVGSWGCNLRCNFCQNWEISKQRPKTVMRVMPQQLIQIALERESRGIAFTYNEPIVSFEFILDTSRAAAKEGIYSILVTNGVIDEEPMDLLSQSVRGMNIDLKGWNDEFYVKDIGTEKRVVLRSIETARKAGTHIELTTLIIPGKNDSPEEMREEAKWISGLSKDIPLHINRYFPNYKSTIPPTSPDSLIQLAEVAKEYLRYVYVGNIDLPGLSDTTCPYCGNLLVERRGMRSSVVGIDEKGRCNNCQKEIPIVF; encoded by the coding sequence ATGAAACCGGCCGTTTACTTTGATGAGTATGGCGAGGAAAAGGTACTGCAGTGTCTTCTTTGCCCCTTGCATTGTATAATCAAGCCCGATCAGGTTGGCTTTTGTGGCGTAAGAAAGAATGTTGACGGAATGCTATATTCTCTTAATTACGGTCAGCTCACTTCAATTGCTATAGATCCGATTGAAAAGAAGCCTCTCTATCATCTTTTCCCTGGCGAGAAGATACTTTCAGTTGGTTCATGGGGCTGTAATTTGAGATGCAACTTCTGTCAGAACTGGGAGATTTCGAAGCAACGCCCAAAGACGGTAATGCGTGTTATGCCCCAGCAGCTTATTCAAATTGCTCTGGAGAGAGAATCGCGAGGTATAGCTTTCACTTATAACGAGCCGATTGTCTCTTTCGAATTCATACTTGATACCTCTCGAGCAGCAGCCAAAGAAGGTATATATAGCATACTTGTTACAAACGGAGTGATTGACGAGGAACCCATGGATCTTCTTTCGCAGTCGGTAAGAGGTATGAACATCGATCTTAAGGGTTGGAATGACGAGTTTTACGTGAAAGACATCGGCACAGAAAAACGAGTTGTTCTTCGATCAATAGAGACAGCCAGGAAAGCGGGAACGCACATTGAGTTGACTACGCTCATTATTCCCGGCAAGAACGATTCGCCTGAAGAAATGAGGGAGGAAGCTAAATGGATCTCAGGGCTGTCTAAGGATATCCCACTTCATATTAACAGATACTTTCCTAACTACAAGAGCACAATACCCCCAACTTCGCCTGATTCTCTAATACAACTTGCCGAAGTAGCAAAGGAGTACTTGCGATACGTTTATGTTGGGAATATCGATCTTCCAGGTCTATCGGACACAACATGTCCGTATTGCGGAAACCTCCTGGTCGAGAGAAGAGGTATGCGAAGTTCTGTGGTTGGCATAGATGAAAAAGGAAGGTGCAACAATTGCCAAAAAGAAATCCCAATAGTCTTCTGA
- a CDS encoding GGDEF domain-containing protein produces the protein MRAAKRGIDEGLYIARALLEGNVEACAIVSSEGKIVVANSTWERLAAACFDELSFLSEEFDMKRFSDMLDEVCALRLKEFLSGKTKQVSFALNDFENSKGLPFTIVIYSVEISERLCYFISLRDNSESTVLRNILRDIIYIDPLSGFGNERSLNRFLSKKISSSKENGACFSIVCTMLSNSKEIAAMFGKRILDTVLQRLGKRITLQIEEGKSFRIMDDVYVTVLDCSDRSCVSRTMSVLTSDLEKPVAVSDTDVSPSVVSGICQFPIDGERSESLLSNCLTAIFTAQRKGLKWEFYN, from the coding sequence ATGAGAGCTGCAAAGAGAGGAATTGACGAAGGTTTGTACATTGCTCGAGCTCTTCTCGAAGGAAACGTCGAAGCGTGCGCAATTGTCTCTTCAGAAGGGAAGATCGTAGTTGCAAATTCAACATGGGAAAGGCTTGCCGCAGCTTGCTTCGATGAACTCAGTTTCTTGAGTGAAGAATTCGATATGAAACGATTTTCTGACATGCTCGACGAGGTTTGTGCGCTGAGGCTAAAGGAGTTTCTGTCTGGTAAGACTAAGCAAGTATCTTTCGCTCTTAATGATTTTGAGAATTCAAAGGGTTTACCATTTACGATAGTGATTTACAGTGTCGAGATTTCGGAAAGGCTTTGTTACTTCATTTCCTTGAGGGATAACAGTGAATCTACTGTTCTTAGAAACATTTTAAGAGATATTATTTACATCGATCCATTATCGGGATTCGGAAACGAAAGATCTTTAAATAGATTTCTCTCAAAGAAAATCTCCTCCTCGAAGGAAAATGGAGCTTGTTTTTCGATTGTTTGCACTATGTTGTCCAATTCCAAAGAGATAGCTGCAATGTTTGGAAAGAGGATACTAGATACCGTATTGCAAAGGCTTGGAAAGAGAATCACACTTCAGATAGAAGAAGGCAAGTCGTTTAGAATCATGGATGATGTGTATGTAACTGTACTGGATTGCAGCGATAGAAGTTGCGTTTCTAGAACTATGTCGGTTCTCACATCAGATTTGGAGAAACCAGTTGCCGTTTCAGATACTGATGTATCACCTTCTGTCGTGAGTGGAATTTGCCAGTTCCCCATTGATGGAGAAAGATCTGAATCACTTCTCAGCAATTGCCTCACAGCGATTTTTACAGCTCAGAGAAAAGGCTTGAAGTGGGAATTTTACAACTGA
- a CDS encoding 6-phosphofructokinase — protein MRIGILTGGGDCPGLNAVIRGIVKSAPENVEIIGLMHGWKGLVVGESMKLTDNDVEGIHILGGTILGTSRTNPFKSEDMRIKMEENIKKLGLDVIIGIGGDDTLTVAARLSSMGYKAIGVPKTIDNDVANTDYTFGYQTAVNVGADAIDRLHSTAKSHGRIIIVELMGREAGWVTLEAGMAAGAHLILIPEYPMTIDEILTYVKKRMDRFGYMIIAVAEGFKPTELENVVGDESKIDAFGHIKLGGIAHYMANIISERTGYDTRSVVLGHLLRGGTPTAFDRILGTRYGVHAMELVMKGDFGRMVALKGNDIISIPLEYGIATKKLVPFEYYKLSQIFFD, from the coding sequence ATGCGAATTGGAATATTGACGGGCGGCGGGGACTGTCCTGGTTTGAATGCAGTTATTAGAGGCATCGTGAAATCTGCTCCGGAAAACGTGGAAATTATCGGTTTGATGCACGGTTGGAAGGGATTGGTTGTTGGTGAGAGTATGAAACTCACCGATAACGATGTTGAAGGTATTCACATTCTCGGAGGTACAATCCTTGGAACATCTAGAACAAATCCTTTTAAATCGGAAGATATGAGAATAAAAATGGAGGAAAACATCAAGAAACTCGGTCTTGATGTGATTATAGGAATCGGAGGCGACGATACTTTGACCGTGGCTGCAAGACTCTCATCCATGGGATACAAAGCAATTGGAGTCCCAAAGACCATTGACAACGATGTTGCCAACACCGATTATACTTTTGGTTATCAAACTGCGGTAAATGTTGGGGCGGACGCGATTGACAGATTGCACTCTACTGCAAAGTCACATGGACGGATCATTATCGTTGAATTAATGGGGAGAGAAGCTGGTTGGGTGACTTTGGAAGCTGGCATGGCTGCCGGCGCACATCTAATCCTTATTCCTGAATACCCAATGACAATAGATGAAATCCTAACCTATGTCAAGAAGCGAATGGATAGATTCGGATACATGATTATCGCAGTTGCAGAGGGCTTCAAACCAACTGAATTGGAAAATGTTGTTGGCGATGAAAGCAAGATCGACGCCTTTGGTCATATAAAACTGGGAGGGATTGCCCATTATATGGCGAATATTATCTCTGAGAGAACGGGTTATGATACTAGATCCGTTGTTCTGGGGCACCTTCTGAGAGGTGGAACCCCCACGGCATTTGACAGAATTCTGGGCACAAGATACGGAGTTCACGCAATGGAGCTTGTCATGAAAGGCGATTTTGGCAGAATGGTTGCACTTAAAGGCAATGATATCATCTCTATTCCCCTTGAATATGGAATAGCTACAAAGAAGTTAGTTCCCTTTGAGTATTACAAACTGTCCCAGATCTTCTTCGATTGA